Proteins from one Triticum aestivum cultivar Chinese Spring chromosome 7A, IWGSC CS RefSeq v2.1, whole genome shotgun sequence genomic window:
- the LOC123152295 gene encoding putative disease resistance protein RGA3, whose translation MDAIFLASAAATWALNKLLDHLKDSAIKALLRSEGLDREVGPIEVTLMRANLVLGSVPTGSAASGVRIRNKELINHVNKVHQHASFLANELDKVKYQCIKQEVKKKNLENASIFKSKMKSITQVGTSEQKISGYDIRLIKKTADELEKICNDVHEALVVEKLGQIVEATKNMDIDTRETVDSKTETEVVPREEENDIRQLITASASPHQQLLVLPIVGDGGVGKTTLARQVYNDQRVKDKFEMMIWIYVSANFDEVKVTQGILQQIPKCEYKPSTNLNVLQGSIKKHLTGKFLIVLDDMWEESQGRWEKLLAPLRCTEKGGVVLVTTRKLSVANATGRSNAPINLDGMKADMFWSFFQTCIFGHTDYRGKKLLKIGKEIATKLKGNPLAAKSVGALLGKKTNEHAWRNILDRDEWKIQNETDDIIPALRLSYNHLPDRLQQLFSYCALFPKGYKFDKEQLIRMWIALGFVTHERIPLGDAASYSFDELVYGSFFQKEERYFILHDLMHDVAQEVSAFQCLTIAGPDPQEASQSVHLIRHVGIWTEMVYNEGNMERNETFEEKLDKIQDGDILKSLESFMLVGTYDENFSAKFAKTLEKLQYVRLLRLSMHFNIDALLSSVTKFIHLRYLELRYTSQERKPLPEAICKLYHLLLLDIMHWSGLDDLPKAMSNLVCLRYLLVPGSGSLHSRISRVGQMKFLQELSEFRVQEEKGFEIAQLGSLSEIRGSLSILDLDNVKTKQKASEARIKDKKHLRTLSLSWGSASARESAAVQKEVIEGLKPHDRLAHLHIINYAGASPSWIAMKGLESLHLHNCMGIDVLPPFEEMECLQKLSLIGMSSLRDVDIDMGLEDDELELSEVEIASCSALTSIRLHFGKILTKFDVKDCVALSSIEGLPSSGQRKHYVIQGCPQLPADTV comes from the exons ATGGACGCCATCTTCCTCGCATCCGCGGCGGCGACATGGGCGCTCAACAAGCTCCTCGACCACCTCAAAGACTCCGCCATCAAGGCGCTGCTACGGTCGGAAGGGCTCGACAGGGAGGTCGGCCCCATAGAGGTCACGCTGATGCGCGCCAACCTCGTCCTCGGCTCCGTGCCCACCGGGTCGGCCGCCTCCGGGGTGAGGATCAGGAACAAGGAGCTCATAAATCACGTCAACAAAGTTCACCAGCATGCGTCTTTCTTGGCCAATGAGCTCGACAAGGTCAAGTACCAGTGCATCAAGCAAGAG GTAAAAAAGAAGAACCTGGAGAATGCAAGCATTTTCAAATCCAAAATGAAATCTATCACTCAAGTTGGAACATCGGAGCAAAAAATCAGTGGATATGACATAAGACTGATAAAAAAGACTGCTGATGAACTGGAGAAGATTTGCAACGATGTTCATGAAGCTCTCGTGGTAGAGAAGCTTGGTCAGATTGTTGAAGCAACAAAAAACATGGATATAGATACACGTGAGACGGTAGACAGCAAAACTGAAACTGAGGTGGTCCCAAGAGAAGAGGAAAATGATATTAGACAACTAATAACTGCAAGTGCATCACCTCATCAACAGCTATTAGTTCTTCCAATAGTCGGCGATGGTGGTGTTGGGAAGACAACACTTGCTCGACAAGTGTACAATGACCAACGTGTGAAAGATAAGTTTGAAATGATGATATGGATTTATGTATCCGCTAATTTTGATGAAGTCAAAGTTACACAAGGGATTCTGCAACAAATACCTAAGTGCGAGTATAAACCAAGTACAAACCTTAACGTGCTTCAGGGCAGCATCAAGAAACACTTGACTGGAAAATTTCTAATTGTTTTGGATGACATGTGGGAAGAGAGCCAGGGCCGCTGGGAAAAGCTTTTGGCTCCACTTAGATGTACGGAAAAAGGGGGTGTGGTTCTGGTGACAACTAGAAAGCTATCTGTTGCCAACGCGACGGGCAGATCCAATGCACCTATCAACTTGGATGGCATGAAGGCAGATATGTTCTGGTCCTTCTTCCAAACATGCATATTTGGTCATACGGATTATCGAGGCAAAAAGCTTCTGAAAATTGGAAAGGAAATAGCTACCAAGCTGAAAGGAAATCCTTTAGCAGCTAAAAGTGTCGGTGCACTTTTGGGAAAAAAAACCAATGAGCATGCCTGGAGAAATATATTAGATAGAGATGAGTGGAAGATTCAAAATGAGACGGATGACATCATACCAGCACTAAGGCTCAGTTACAATCACCTGCCCGACCGTCTTCAGCAATTATTCTCATATTGTGCTTTGTTTCCTAAGGGTTACAAATTTGACAAGGAACAGTTGATACGTATGTGGATTGCTCTTGGCTTTGTCACACATGAGAGGATACCATTGGGAGATGCAGCAAGTTACAGTTTTGATGAATTGGTATATGGGAGCTTCTTCCAGAAAGAGGAACGGTACTTTATTTTGCATGATTTAATGCATGATGTAGCACAAGAAGTATCAGCGTTTCAGTGCCTTACTATTGCTGGCCCAGATCCTCAGGAAGCCTCCCAATCTGTACACCTCATTCGTCATGTCGGCATCTGGACTGAGATGGTGTACAATGAAGGAAACATGGAACGTAATGAAACCTTTGAAGAAAAGTTAGACAAGATACAGGACGGAGATATTCTGAAATCTTTGGAGAGTTTCATGCTTGTAGGCACATATGATGAGAATTTCTCTGCAAAGTTTGCGAAGACCCTGGAAAAATTACAGTATGTTCGTTTACTTCGGTTGTCAATGCATTTCAATATCGATGCTTTGCTATCCAGTGTCACAAAGTTCATCCATCTTCGGTATTTAGAACTCAGGTATACATCTCAGGAGCGCAAACCTTTACCTGAGGCTATATGCAAGCTCTACCACCTACTGCTACTGGATATCATGCACTGGAGTGGTTTAGATGACTTGCCAAAGGCTATGAGCAATCTGGTGTGCTTACGCTATCTCCTCGTTCCGGGGTCAGGGTCATTGCACTCAAGGATATCAAGAGTTGGACAAATGAAGTTTCTGCAAGAGCTCAGTGAATTTCGGGTGCAAGAAGAGAAAGGCTTTGAGATTGCGCAGCTGGGATCTTTAAGTGAGATCAGAGGGTCACTTAGTATCCTTGATCTTGACAATGTCAAAACAAAGCAAAAGGCTTCTGAGGCAAGGATTAAAGATAAAAAACATCTGAGGACACTTTCACTTTCATGGGGTAGTGCAAGTGCAAGAGAAAGTGCCGCTGTCCAGAAGGAAGTAATTGAGGGTCTTAAACCACATGATCGTCTTGCACATCTTCATATCATAAATTATGCAGGTGCTTCTCCATCGTGGATCGCAATGAAGGGATTAGAAAGCCTCCATCTCCATAACTGTATGGGCATAGATGTCCTGCCACCATTTGAGGAGATGGAATGCCTGCAGAAACTGTCCTTGATTGGCATGTCCTCTCTGAGGGATGTCGACATTGACATGGGGCTTGAGGATGACGAGCTCGAGCTAAGCGAAGTTGAAATAGCAAGTTGTTCAGCCTTAACATCCATAAGGCTTCATTTTGGCAAGATATTGACTAAGTTTGATGTTAAAGATTGTGTGGCACTATCTTCCATAGAAGGTTTGCCATCCTCTGGTCAACGGAAGCACTACGTGATCCAAGGATGCCCTCAGCTTCCTGCTGATACTGTCTAA
- the LOC123152297 gene encoding uncharacterized protein, giving the protein MDTAQYGPWSDLPPELLGLVLKRLPSLADRVRLRAVCCPWRSNSMLQPLPLPFPWLTLPDGTFLSIPSGEIHRISLPEGACCQGSIGNWLFLMHNDDVCYLMNPFSNTRLELPKLAKVWKREIFDPDSRFSPIFYKLVVPFPLDSSSCSLVAALIMDNGNCGTLCISKPPIVTESFKDDEHPVLELEDVSFFDGKLYALCGFAQLFIFELDKDLGISFMKCIIHSPGDLGGTLQSSLRVVWMIRQYLVECGGRLLMVIRWFRSMAHPTSDDCFEHDRTIELEVFEADLRTEPVGWRTVSDLDGHALFLGQHSCKSLRAGECTGYQEDCIYFMCDYPWPKYSANPLRDAGVYNVRNETFMPLMSGTAAVPPRHAGQWRPTWFFPPEAV; this is encoded by the coding sequence ATGGACACTGCACAGTATGGACCTTGGTCAGATCTTCCGCCAGAACTCCTTGGACTTGTTCTCAAGCGCCTCCCTTCCCTAGCTGACCGTGTTCGTCTAAGAGCTGTCTGCTGCCCATGGCGCTCTAATAGTATGTTGCAACCCCTTCCTCTCCCATTTCCATGGCTCACTCTCCCCGATGGTACTTTCCTCAGCATTCCAAGCGGTGAGATTCACCGCATATCTTTACCAGAAGGTGCGTGTTGCCAAGGCTCCATTGGAAACTGGCTATTCCTCATGCACAATGATGATGTGTGCTACTTGATGAACCCTTTCTCCAACACTAGGTTGGAGCTTCCTAAGCTAGCCAAAGTATGGAAACGTGAAATATTTGATCCCGACTCTAGATTTAGTCCAATTTTCTACAAGTTGGTGGTGCCCTTTCCCCTTGACTCATCTTCCTGTTCCCTTGTTGCTGCACTGATCATGGACAATGGTAATTGCGGTACACTTTGTATTAGCAAGCCACCGATTGTCACTGAGTCGTTCAAAGACGATGAGCATCCAGTTCTGGAGCTCGAGGATGTTTCATTCTTTGATGGAAAGCTGTACGCGTTGTGCGGGTTTGCCCAACTTTTCATCTTTGAATTAGACAAGGACCTTGGTATTTCATTCATGAAGTGCATAATTCACTCTCCGGGTGACTTGGGTGGAACACTTCAATCCTCGTTGAGAGTGGTGTGGATGATAAGGCAGTATCTGGTTGAATGTGGCGGTAGACTGTTGATGGTGATACGGTGGTTTCGCTCTATGGCCCATCCAACATCTGATGACTGTTTCGAGCATGACCGTACTATTGAACTTGAGGTTTTTGAGGCAGATTTGCGCACTGAACCTGTAGGATGGAGAACAGTAAGCGATTTGGATGGCCATGCGCTCTTTCTTGGCCAACATAGCTGCAAGTCCCTGCGTGCTGGAGAATGCACTGGATACCAAGAGGACTGCATCTACTTCATGTGTGACTATCCCTGGCCGAAGTATTCTGCAAATCCTCTTCGCGACGCAGGTGTTTACAATGTCAGGAATGAGACGTTCATGCCGCTGATGTCAGGCACCGCAGCAGTACCACCACGTCACGCTGGCCAGTGGCGTCCGACATGGTTTTTCCCTCCTGAAGCTGTATGA